In Paenibacillus kyungheensis, the following are encoded in one genomic region:
- a CDS encoding heavy metal translocating P-type ATPase, which produces MEHKEETKSCCSTASTCSSKISATDQERTNDTVSLSASPPSFLAVNGIPSTEYAIQGMDCPSCAMTIEKSLKKLKGVQSVQVHFSTGKMNIAATTEPDRIMREVKRVGFGIAPTAEDQISNQPTFWQSWLPTLLSGGLLIIAFICTWLSVLPMIATILYGAVLVIGGYKPVKSAFFAIKSGSLDMNVLMSVAAIGAVCIGQWGEGATVVFLFALGNTLQQMSLERTRHSVKGLLNLVPASVWIMQGEKMIQRSVDDIAIGETIIVKAGDKIPLDGIVTTGESHVNQAPITGESQPVIKQNGDIVYAGTLNEEGLLTIQVTTTVKDTVVARMIHMVEEAQANKSPLQALVDRFANRYTPIVFGLAIIVSVVPPLVWNASWSEWFYRGLELLVIACPCALVISTPVAIVSAIGVAAKQGVLIKGGSALEAIAGLQMIALDKTGTLTEGRPHVVNTYPVAVTEAELWSIASSIEQQSSHPIALAITSYAEQHHIPQLPVTSVQTIAGKGVQACIDHQTYYVGHYGWLEEIGAPVQYITEQMQQLHDKGVSIMVVGSIERILGIITVADQVRSTASETLQQLKSAGIESTVMLTGDHERIAHQVANATGVDQYFAHLLPADKMNYIKSWQQTGKKVAMVGDGINDAPALATADIGIAMGGAGADTAIETADIVLMADHLEKLPYAINLSRQTLRIIKQNIWFSITIKCIALLFIFPGWLTLWVAVLSDTGAALLVILNSLRVLKSK; this is translated from the coding sequence ATGGAGCATAAAGAAGAAACCAAGTCATGTTGTTCTACAGCTTCTACGTGTTCAAGCAAGATCAGTGCTACAGATCAAGAGCGTACTAATGATACTGTATCTCTCAGTGCATCTCCTCCTTCTTTTCTAGCGGTAAATGGAATACCGTCTACTGAATATGCTATTCAAGGTATGGATTGTCCTTCTTGTGCAATGACGATTGAGAAAAGTCTTAAAAAATTAAAAGGCGTGCAATCGGTTCAAGTTCATTTCTCTACAGGCAAAATGAATATTGCAGCGACTACTGAACCTGATCGAATTATGCGTGAAGTGAAGCGAGTAGGCTTTGGTATAGCTCCTACAGCAGAAGATCAGATATCGAATCAGCCTACATTTTGGCAAAGTTGGCTACCTACATTATTATCTGGAGGATTGCTAATTATTGCTTTTATCTGTACATGGTTATCGGTTTTACCGATGATTGCAACGATATTATATGGTGCTGTTCTTGTGATCGGTGGATACAAACCGGTTAAAAGTGCTTTTTTTGCAATCAAAAGTGGATCACTTGATATGAACGTATTAATGTCTGTAGCCGCGATAGGTGCTGTATGTATTGGACAGTGGGGCGAAGGGGCAACAGTGGTCTTTTTGTTTGCACTAGGAAACACGTTGCAGCAGATGTCATTGGAGCGTACCCGTCATTCTGTCAAAGGATTACTAAATCTGGTTCCTGCGTCTGTATGGATCATGCAAGGGGAGAAGATGATCCAACGTTCTGTAGACGATATAGCGATCGGTGAGACCATTATCGTCAAAGCAGGCGACAAAATTCCTTTAGACGGAATTGTTACTACAGGAGAGTCGCATGTAAATCAAGCACCGATTACAGGAGAATCACAGCCGGTAATCAAGCAAAATGGAGATATTGTATATGCAGGTACATTAAATGAAGAAGGATTGTTAACGATTCAGGTGACCACTACGGTCAAAGATACTGTAGTAGCGCGTATGATTCATATGGTTGAAGAAGCACAAGCTAACAAATCTCCACTACAAGCACTGGTAGATCGATTTGCCAATAGATATACACCGATCGTTTTTGGATTAGCGATTATTGTGTCTGTTGTGCCACCTTTAGTATGGAATGCCAGTTGGTCAGAATGGTTTTATCGCGGATTGGAATTGTTAGTGATTGCATGTCCTTGTGCATTAGTAATCTCAACCCCGGTTGCGATTGTATCAGCGATAGGAGTTGCAGCCAAGCAGGGAGTGTTAATTAAAGGTGGCTCTGCGTTGGAAGCGATAGCAGGTTTGCAGATGATAGCCCTGGACAAAACAGGCACATTAACAGAAGGCAGACCTCATGTAGTGAACACGTATCCTGTAGCCGTTACAGAAGCGGAGTTATGGAGTATTGCCAGTTCGATCGAACAGCAATCGTCTCATCCTATTGCTCTAGCGATTACATCGTATGCAGAACAACATCATATTCCGCAATTACCTGTAACTTCTGTACAGACTATAGCAGGAAAAGGTGTACAAGCTTGTATAGATCATCAGACGTATTATGTAGGACATTACGGATGGTTAGAAGAGATAGGCGCGCCAGTACAGTATATTACAGAGCAAATGCAACAGCTTCATGATAAAGGTGTATCTATTATGGTTGTCGGTTCTATCGAACGTATTCTAGGTATTATTACTGTTGCTGATCAAGTTCGCTCTACAGCGTCAGAGACATTGCAACAATTAAAATCAGCAGGAATCGAATCAACGGTAATGTTAACAGGAGATCATGAACGTATTGCTCATCAAGTGGCTAATGCAACAGGAGTAGATCAATATTTTGCTCATTTGCTACCCGCCGATAAAATGAACTATATCAAAAGCTGGCAACAGACAGGTAAAAAAGTAGCGATGGTAGGCGATGGAATCAATGATGCGCCTGCACTCGCAACAGCCGATATCGGTATAGCGATGGGCGGAGCAGGAGCAGATACAGCGATTGAGACGGCGGATATCGTACTGATGGCAGATCATTTAGAAAAATTACCTTATGCAATTAATCTAAGTCGTCAGACGTTACGTATTATCAAACAAAATATTTGGTTTTCGATAACGATCAAATGTATCGCTTTATTATTTATTTTTCCCGGTTGGCTTACATTATGGGTAGCTGTATTAAGTGATACAGGGGCAGCATTATTAGTGATTTTAAACAGTTTAAGAGTACTCAAAAGTAAGTAA
- a CDS encoding ArsR/SmtB family transcription factor, producing METKMENNNCIETKTSLDTRTKFIRGFSDKTRLQILDCLLEEEKTVSQIVNAIKGNQSNISQHLSCLKGCGIITGRQEGKYVYYQLANQKIKLLLTMFDEALEEVESKVACCEQNETLLPTQGGVEHGA from the coding sequence ATGGAAACTAAAATGGAAAATAACAATTGTATCGAAACCAAAACATCGCTAGATACTCGCACCAAATTTATACGTGGATTTTCAGATAAAACACGTCTGCAAATACTAGATTGCTTATTGGAAGAAGAAAAAACAGTAAGCCAAATTGTAAATGCTATTAAGGGAAATCAATCGAATATTTCTCAACATTTATCTTGCCTTAAAGGATGCGGCATTATTACAGGGCGACAAGAAGGAAAATACGTCTATTATCAGCTAGCAAATCAAAAAATCAAATTATTATTGACTATGTTCGACGAAGCCTTAGAAGAAGTTGAATCTAAAGTAGCTTGCTGTGAACAAAATGAAACATTGCTTCCTACACAGGGCGGTGTAGAGCATGGAGCATAA
- a CDS encoding ArsR/SmtB family transcription factor, whose amino-acid sequence MLAQIKDELIDGTTAVDMAELFKALGDPTRIRLIYALSQKELCVHDLCSVLDMTQSAISHQLRYLRNMRIVKRRKVGKTVFYSLDDYHVEEIFLQTHEHLTHK is encoded by the coding sequence ATGCTTGCACAAATAAAAGATGAGCTTATTGACGGTACAACTGCTGTCGATATGGCTGAATTGTTCAAAGCATTAGGAGATCCAACACGCATTAGATTAATCTATGCTCTGTCGCAAAAAGAGTTATGTGTTCATGATCTGTGCAGTGTATTAGATATGACTCAGTCTGCTATTTCGCATCAATTGCGTTATTTACGTAATATGCGTATTGTGAAGCGACGCAAAGTCGGTAAAACGGTTTTTTATTCGTTAGATGATTATCATGTAGAAGAAATTTTTCTACAGACCCATGAACATTTAACCCATAAATAA
- a CDS encoding cation diffusion facilitator family transporter, producing the protein MSSKSHTHEEHTACDHDHEDHQHSKGKKHSHSHSHGHSHGHGHSHSHGHGANKNALKLSFFLIASYMIVEVIGGLMTNSLALLSDAGHMLSDAAALGLSYLAMTWGQKQASKSKTFGYKRFEVLAAFINGLALSVISIYIFWEAFQRFANPPGVMSGGMLTIAVIGLLVNIAAAFILMKGDTSENLNIRSAFLHVLGDLLGSVGAIVAALLIMFFGWNLADPIASVIVAVLVVLSAYRVTRDSIHILMEGTPVTINTDELEQSLLRIDHVVEVHDLHVWALSSDIILLSCHIVTEDQAYHSVVMQQAQKLIKEDYEIKHITIQMDTPGIQCNIAHQ; encoded by the coding sequence ATGAGTAGTAAAAGTCATACCCATGAAGAACATACTGCATGCGACCACGATCATGAAGATCATCAACATTCTAAAGGGAAAAAGCATAGTCATTCGCACAGTCATGGGCATTCCCATGGACACGGACATTCACACTCGCATGGACATGGTGCTAACAAAAATGCGTTGAAATTATCGTTCTTTCTGATTGCAAGTTATATGATCGTCGAAGTTATCGGTGGACTTATGACCAACAGTCTTGCTTTGTTATCGGATGCAGGGCATATGCTTAGTGATGCAGCAGCTCTTGGACTGAGTTATCTAGCGATGACATGGGGTCAGAAACAAGCCAGTAAATCCAAAACGTTCGGTTACAAACGATTCGAAGTCTTAGCTGCTTTTATTAACGGTCTAGCTTTGTCAGTGATTTCTATTTATATTTTCTGGGAAGCTTTTCAACGCTTTGCGAATCCTCCAGGGGTTATGAGTGGGGGAATGTTAACGATTGCTGTTATTGGATTGCTGGTTAATATCGCAGCGGCATTTATATTAATGAAAGGCGATACTTCGGAAAACTTGAATATACGTAGTGCTTTTCTACATGTGTTAGGAGATCTACTGGGTTCAGTCGGGGCGATTGTTGCCGCTTTGTTAATTATGTTCTTTGGTTGGAATCTAGCCGATCCGATTGCAAGTGTAATTGTAGCAGTATTGGTAGTGCTTAGTGCATATCGTGTGACCCGCGATTCGATCCATATTCTAATGGAAGGTACACCTGTTACTATCAACACCGATGAGTTAGAACAGTCTTTGCTTCGTATAGACCATGTTGTAGAAGTACATGATCTGCATGTATGGGCGTTATCTTCGGATATTATACTGTTAAGCTGTCATATCGTTACTGAAGATCAGGCTTATCATAGTGTCGTTATGCAGCAAGCACAGAAATTAATTAAAGAAGATTATGAAATTAAGCATATTACTATCCAGATGGATACACCGGGTATTCAGTGTAATATTGCGCATCAATAG
- a CDS encoding LysR family transcriptional regulator, with protein MESSDLRIFRIVAQEQSISKAALKMGYVQSNVTLRIQKLEKELGQSLFDRSNKGITITEAGQQLWSYADQIVDLLDEATRVLKVKLPSYQLQLGATPTVAASRLPQWLLAYYKENRDVDVSIQTHGQIELMNQVVNHKLDGAFISSQYHHQDIQSVFEYNEQLVIVSAGHIHTESELLQQRLIVNTFPDCPYRKCLEEWYHTKSKSHSLQQLPRVIEVDTVEAIIRGVTDGLGISLLPERIVRSYAQLHSHTLPIPLQQARIQFVVSKQNPPSITLSAFINLLTHSEH; from the coding sequence TTGGAAAGTAGTGATTTGCGTATTTTTCGGATTGTAGCTCAAGAGCAATCTATTTCCAAAGCGGCACTGAAAATGGGATATGTACAGTCGAATGTTACATTACGTATTCAGAAGTTGGAAAAAGAACTGGGTCAATCTCTATTCGATCGTAGTAATAAAGGCATAACGATTACAGAAGCAGGGCAACAATTGTGGAGCTATGCAGATCAGATTGTAGATTTATTAGATGAAGCTACTCGCGTTTTGAAAGTAAAGCTGCCGTCATATCAATTACAATTAGGAGCGACACCGACTGTAGCGGCTTCCAGATTACCGCAGTGGTTACTTGCTTATTATAAAGAAAATAGGGATGTAGACGTATCTATTCAAACGCATGGACAGATTGAACTAATGAATCAAGTTGTTAATCATAAGTTGGATGGAGCTTTTATTAGCAGTCAATACCATCATCAAGATATTCAATCGGTCTTTGAATACAATGAACAATTAGTTATTGTATCTGCTGGTCATATTCATACCGAATCAGAATTACTCCAACAACGGTTAATCGTTAATACATTTCCTGATTGTCCGTATCGAAAATGTTTAGAAGAGTGGTATCACACTAAGAGTAAAAGTCATTCCCTTCAACAACTACCTCGTGTAATAGAAGTAGATACAGTAGAAGCTATTATTCGTGGAGTCACTGACGGACTAGGTATATCTTTATTGCCGGAGCGGATCGTTCGTTCTTATGCTCAACTTCATAGTCATACGTTACCAATACCGTTGCAACAAGCGCGTATTCAATTTGTGGTTTCGAAGCAGAATCCGCCTTCTATAACGTTATCTGCATTTATCAATCTGCTAACCCATAGTGAACATTAA